One Glycine max cultivar Williams 82 chromosome 1, Glycine_max_v4.0, whole genome shotgun sequence genomic window, GTCTCATTTTAAAAACCTGaattaaatttaacatttttagttTGATGACCttgtaaataactaatttagtaatcaatcaattttttttaagagtagTTTTGATTATGGTTATAGCTTTGAATTATCAACTTTGAAAGAGATGCTAACATAATTAggatttcttttccttttgtgaTGTATATGCATgtcttttataaaacaaaaatgatcaaCTTTGAAGATAAGTCCATATTGTttggtaaataattatttattatgaacttACATTAATAAATCCAAGTAAGCTCGaggatgtttattaaataagttaaatcaaaggatttaaaaaaaatgtctaactagttaaacaaaatcaaattttaagtcatttaagaaaaattaaacttaacaaACTGGTCTATTTCAATTACTATTATTGTTGTTacattaaattttcattataatgttttaagattatatatatatatatatatatatatatatatatatatatatgtaaccttaattaaagatttaattttgctaattcacatatattatctatttaaaatgtcttattatgaatttaattaaattttattaagattCCAGgttagattaaattttttttaaaaaaaactatgcctatattaaataaatagattggaataaaaataaaaatcatggaTTTAAAACACATATTAGACttagactctctctctcttcagtTGATGGGAAGGTGCATGGGCTCTCCGTGGGGTAAATATTTTAGAATGCAATATGCATGGTGGTCACATCTCTTTCTGTCTAAATTTCATTCACTTGAGCAGTGTAGTGATCATAAAGATAGTGTGAGGaagaaaattaaaggaaatataGACAAGGCATTTTACACATCATCTTTACGCTTTTAACAAAGTAAAGGAATGGTATATATAAACATGCACGTACTATGATTGTTAATGACCAGAAGAAAGGATCGAAAACTGAGTGATGAACCCATATCTACCTTTCCATTCACCATATAAAAATTAGACCTtctatatctatctatctatgaTCATTTTCGTTGTACTTTCTCAACTCTGCTAACCAGCCTCTCCTCTTTCTCTTGTCTATTCCATCTTTTCTAAGGTTTTCATTGCGTTACACTATACATGCAACTATGCAAGAGCGCCACCAAAACTTACCACTTTGTTCCACAccataaaaatgatattaaatgttatcattattataaaaCCCACACTCCGAATTTGATCATGTTTTGATGCCACGCCAAACAACTCTTAcccttccattttctttttctttttcattttataaaccAACTAATGAATTTCAGACATGTCATGCTGCTTTCACATAAAGTTTTTTGTTCGGTACTTCTTGATATGGACggggaaaagaaaggaaagtttATTAATCATTGGGTAAAAAAGCTTTATATATaatgtcatttaattataaactataagtttattaacttgtataataattaactttaaaatcatataattataatttttgattGATTAGTAACGTAAATTTTACACCATCTATCAGTATATAGAAATGGAactcttaatatatattaattacttttggtCCTTATTATAATACCATCATCTGTTTCTTATAATAAGTATAAGAGAGGTAGTATAATATATatgacatatatataataagtaacTAAATGGAGTGACAAATGAAATTGGTTGTCGAAAAAGTGGTAAAGAGGTGGACGTTGATATAATAGATAGAAATGGTGGCTCTCTATAGAGTCTTGATGATTAAGCAGGTGACTCTTTTGTCTCCACTCTGTGACTACAGAGAGGTCCATGGCAGGCACTAACACAAAGCATAAAATAAAGCACCACGACACCACGCTTGACGCTCCTCCTCTAAATTCTAGCTAGCTCTATCACACCTCTTTCTCCACCTTTTTATGGCATCCAAAGAGGGAAAATTCAATTACAAGACAAAAAGCAACATTTATTTAAAGCTagtaaatacaaattaattaataggtGAACCTTCCAAGTTTGAATCTAAACTCACAATTATATTGTGCAACATTGTCTATATACGGTAGACGCCTAGTATTATtatcatgaaaaaatatatacagaTGTAGTTCTATAAATACTTTTGGTGTTATTCtccagaatttttattttttttaataattggagttttattttactaatctGAATGCAAGCATTTATTACACTGATGACTAAGACGAAACTTCATGCCTAATtagaaaacaatttaaaaacacttaaggaattatttataagttttttcctttgtaaaaaaaataaaacttagatGCAATTCCATAAATACTTTAGTTGTTGTTCTCTAATCAGAATTAGAATGATATATGGCAAAGGGACTAGATCAAtaagtatatataattatacgTAAGTACATGCTTATGATCATAGTACAACATAATTTATTAGCCAGAATCAAAATGATCATATGGATGGGACTTGTGAGCATGATATTCATTATTGAGAAGAGACATACGTATTTACAAGGAGTTTAATGTGCATATTAATGCTGAGTTCTGGCGCCATCATTTTTGTTGTATAGGCTTTCCTTTTTGTTGCTTTTCTTcctatcttttcttttcattatctgtcttttattctttttatcaaaaatcGCTGTAGAATGGGGACAATGAGTGCCTCAAGGACTTGAGCTTAGTGCTGTGTCTTGTATTCAGCATCAAAATCTCAGAAACCATATCTGAGAACTCAGAATCATTCCAGCTTTTGAACCTTTTATCCCTCAGGGGTCCTATATTAATAGACCTTTTTGCAGTTACCCCACGAGCATATATTACTAATTTTACAaccaaataatataaattaaaaaataataattcaattgcAGTCCTCTATAGTCTATCCTTTTCATATGGCCACCTAAAGTGGAAAATTCCCTAACAAAATAAGTTGATAAAGACTACATCCTACATGTACAAACCCCTCCAAGGCCTACCATTTATTGAGGGAGGGAAagatttttttggcttttggaTTATAAACTTAGGATTCCTCATTCCTCTCACTTTAAAAAGCTCATTCTGTTTACATGTAAAGGAACTGCGTGAGGGAGCTTATTTCTTTATTGTGAGATAAGGAAACAAGAGATGTAAAGTGCCCTGTATAGCTTAGCATACACATTTAAgacaaaaatatgataaaagcaTTTAGGTGTCTAGTtggataattaaattattacatgATTCAACATTGTCCCGgttctaattaattttcatgttaCACGAAATTAAGTGTTACTAATTCTCTTTCATATATCAAAAATGGATCTTTCTAACTAGTGTTTTTAGGATATTagttaatgaattaaaagaagtaaatatttattgtaaaaatcataaaaaaatataaaaataatcatggACAACATAATTTTGTGCAACcaacaaaagtttttttttctttttaattccttaaacaATGTTGTAAAAGTACTAATTAGCATTTGTCATAAAAAATTCTGATAATATATGTTGTGAAGATTAGTTGAAATCATAAACACTTAATGGTCCaaaattatgtaataatttctcgCTTAGGTAATCACTTGTTATGGGGGTGGACATGTCACTCTATCTCATAGGTTTAAACAATGTTTACTGTTTAACTTTCAGATTTGGTGACCATAATTATTCTGGTCATCCCTTTCCATGCATGCCATAATAATGGATAAATTATAAGCTATGAAAAGTGATCATCAATAACCCAAATTCCCATAGTACACTATATTATTTGGCCCTCATGATGGACTATATATTGGTGGGAACTAATGGGATGACAAAATCCAAAATTCTCATATAGTTCTCCAACTTTTGAGAAGGATTCACATCTCATCTCGTGCCCCAATATCCGGGTATGGCAGACTGACAGCTCCCTCCTTATCACATATATCTCAAAGGGACCCTAACCCGTTAATTATGTCTTTCACATATAACCTCACAAGAAAATAGTAAAGAAGAATGTTATTTTAGTAGTCGTTTTCTAcacttatgaattttttttaccttaagtGTATCGTGATCGTAATTCACTAtggatttgaaaagaaaaatatagatcAGCTTTTACATATTGTACTATAAATATACGAATATACAAAACCCTTTTCTTGCACTAAAGggcaattaaaaattaatctttttgaGGTGGAAAGATCGAAGTTGAGACATTAACCTTTATTAACAAAAGTTTCTTCCTAAATATAACTAGGATTTAGTAAATTAACAtgtttaaagaatttaattaattaccaattataccaagttttatttttttattttttgatcagCTGAAATACCGAGTTTTGTTGGTTATTAGAGCCTTTCTTGACACAAGCTGTGCATACTCTTGTCCTACATCAACATAGTGTTGGGGTTTACTAATCAGCTTTACATTTGGGTAAAAGAAATCGATACTCTTCTACACGTGCATTGCTTTAATTGATAGAAGAATTAGGAAGGGACCAAGCTTTATGTCCTGATCAGATAATCAAAGTTTTGTAATCTTGTCTTTTAATTTGTCATAGCTACTATATGTCCCATTAATACTATAATTACGAAACTGGCTTTTGATTAATGTTAGGATTTTATCACACAGAGGCTCCGTAGATTTATCATTGTGTTGATTACGGGAAAAGATATGATTCTTTCATTTAGTACTATGATAGGTTATATTAAAGTCCTGCGTCTATCTCTTTCACGATAAATTAAATAGCCGGGATACATATTTAATATATCTATCTAGAGAGAAATAGGTACtagtataaaattttaacatgagtttatgttttttttttagaaaaacatgacttttaattatgtttaaaaatCGATATAAGCGGATCCATTTCTGTCACGATTTACCAGCTGTCATGCAATTGTTTGATGACTTTGATCTGAATAACCTGACCAGTGGGGAAGATGGTTCGTTGAtctgattaattaatttcattaattagcacttaatacaaatttttatggCTCCCACTAAGTTGACCTATTGATTCATTGCATTAATTGGCTACACAAACTGCCATTATCTTTAATAAATTGCACGTCTTAATAAATTGACACGTAGAATATAAAATGGTTAATTGGGGGATCCACATAGGTGGCACTATCCTGAAGCCATTCATAAAGCAAGAATAGTATAGTATGTACTATGTAGGAAACAGACCATGCCTCTACTCAATGAGGATGACCCAGATATTTTAGTTCAAGTATGAATTCCAATCTGCTTCATAAAAGGTAAAAAGAAAATCAGGTGGAAGTTAAAGAAAATTCCTAGTGTTGTTGTACGCAATAAATCAATAGGGTGGTCCAATGACTAGTCCTTGATCCATGGCATATTCAATTATAGCAAGCATCCAAGAGCAATGCGAGAAATAGGTACTAAGCTTAGATTGTCACTACGTAGCCATATTTTTCTTCACTATGGTCCATCTATGCAGTGGCATGGTTTGATCATGAACATGGGGTTTAATTAGACACAAGTGCATGGATGAGAAGCAGAGAATAGGATGTTTATCCAATGAGAGGCCATACGGTGGTGTCATCATGCAAAGGAAAGTGTTGATAAGATATTGCGAGACAAATGCCTAACATGCAtgggttacttttttttttgcgaaGACATGGGAATAAAGCCATGGTGGTGTGTGTGCTAGTGTTACTGCATGCAAAAATAATATACCTTGTGTCGGGGATATGGGGCTAAATGACAACCCCTCTCTGTGACCCGGGCCTTTTAATTTAGCATTTGTAGGGAAGAAATTTACACTAAAGTAGCTTTTTAAAGATCTGTGTTTACTTTCATTGTTAAATATGTGTTTCAAAAGCTAACTCATTTAGGTAGTTGCTACCCATCTTCCATTTCATTAGTAGTGTTTATTAGCCAAGAGGTATGTGATGTAAATTTTGAGATGTGTAGGTGCCTAAAATAAATGATCCTTACATGAAGATCTCTGTCTGAGTGAATGAACCACAAGGACTGTCTGAAATTTCAGAGGGCTAGTGGCTGGTTGAATGTATGCATACATAATAATACCAAGATAGAACAGAACAGCCTGGAGATGGTCACGAGCAGACACTGGTTAATTGAGGAGTCATAGTCACTGATTGAAACCCTCTTTTATTGCTAGCGGGGCCAAGTAGTGCATCCAATTCAGAGTTATGCCTCACTAGATTCCAGAGAGGGActtaaaacttttcttttcattcagtAATAAGAACAAATGGCAAATCTACATGGTATCTAATTGTGAAGCATGTGTCACGTTATTGGGTGGATTAATTCATTAGATCATAAGTCAGCTGAACAATTTAGGTTTGGTCAAACTCTTCTTCAACCACATAATTCATTCAAGTGTCAAGAAGTTACCTAGATATAGAATGTAAGAATGAGGGAAAAGAATATGTTACTAAAAGAAATTATAGAATTAACAGTGTCATTATTAATGAATTCAATACAAAGCACTCAGGAAAAGGCCCCAAAGGCCTTTACTCCAATTTCTCCCAAAGCCAATTAGGcactaaaaagaaaacaaaagagggTTCTCCTCTcttgaaaacaaatgaaaaaatccaaaacaaaaaatgaaaactatagACACGTGTTTCCATCACGCGTGGACACCAGGCAATGGATCCTGTATAGTTAGGCCAAAGCTCAAgccaaaaaagaaataaagaaataaaaagcatTTCCCGCCATagctaaaacataaaaaaaataaaaaacaaaaataaaaaatcacacgTAGGCACGTGCGAGACACACACCAGAGGCGTCTCACACGTATCATCATAAGTTCACAAAATGTGATAAGATTCACCTTAttgctatttctttttttgtacTCTAGTGGTATCCCATCACACTACCAAAAGTAACGTGTAAACTGAAGAAGCGAGGCATGCTGGCCAAGATGAGTAGCTTGACTTAGAGACCCCATTATAATAAGAAGAAACAGCTCAAACTTCAAAGTCTTTCAATACCCTATTGATATCTGCTCTGAGACtatgctttttttcttcttccaagctCTGAAGCAATGTCCCACCAccattctcttctctttcaccaATAACAAGCGCATCTTTGAATTCCAAACTACACACTTCTTTCTTCCACGCTTGCACGACCAAACCATTAAATGCATCTTTGTATCTAATTTCCCACCTCTCTCTCACgcacacccacacacactttGCAAAATCCCCTTCCCTAGGGAATCTGCAATGCCATTGATGAATGGCAACACCCaccaacaaaataataaaagctCGCAACTCTCATAAAATATAGTCTATATTATAATGTACACCTCGACTCTCTAGTCCATTTTATACTCAAAAAAACCCTCTTAAAAATTTTGCGGTTTCTGGACAACTTGGACCACCGTCCACCACCTTATTtcattattcttctttttttcctcctctattattgttctttttctcttcattggGAGTTTCCTTTGTCATCGTCTACCCACAAAGAGTTATTTAATTTCCTCCTTCTACAAGACAAAGAGGATGATGAAGGTGAAGAGGATGATGCTAAGAAGGATGAGACACTAGACCTCATAATGGGCCGAGATATTGTCACTCGCAGCTGTGGTAACACCTTAGGGGGTTTCCTCTGGTTATTGTCAATCACAAGTTCTTGCATTAATTGGTAGCACCCTATAATTTTCTCCTGCAAAAATCAGATAAATGTGTTTTAGCAACCTAATCCATATTTactttcaattataaaaacattCTATTAACAAACCCTTTAAACATGCTTAATACCTTTCTTAACCCCTCACACCATGACTCTGCATGCTCAGGCCTAACGAGAGACCAATTAGGAATTTCATTTGCTGCATGGAGAATGGCTGCTGCAGCAATGCATGATGGCCAATACGCAAGAAAGCTAGCCTCTGGGGAAAATATGAAAATGCATACCTTAATCActttccaatattttttttaatgcaactCAAACTTGACATTTTTACACGTATCTACAAAATCAATACCTTgtatattagataagataattTGTGTAGCACGTGAAATGAGGAACCCGGTAAAAGTCCCAGTTGAATCTAACTTGCACGCAAAGAAATCGAGGAAGCTAAATGGGGTAACCGATCTTAGCCTCCAATCCAACACGCCCAGAACAAGTAGCTCCATTCTTCTAATTGTTTTGGGTTCAAATACGTATTTAGCACCTTCTACCTGTATACGTTAAATTACGAATGAGGTATACTGTCACGTATAGaattcaatattaaaattataatcaatatgtccacatttttttaaaaagtaacttCAAGAATATGCCCTTGATATGGTTTTATATATTAGCATTAATTATTACACTGAATTTGTGAATGTGACTTATAATGAACATATATATACCTGAAGGTCCAAAAGAGATGGAACTAGAGATTCCTCCATCTTTGCTGCTAAAGACAAGCACGCAACAGAGAGAAGTTGCAGTGGCCACCCATTCGTTTTCTGTAAGTTAAACATTAAACATGTTTATACATATCAAGCATCAAGTTAAAAAAGGTAATCATCATCTATCATTATCAGTTTATTATCACGAGTACACTAATAATCAAACTTTTTGGCACATATTACCACGTTCAGTGCAGTGCACGTACATAAAAAGTGTAAGTGCGTGTTTGGtttaatgttaaaaattgattctcatttaataattgatttttgatatttgtttatgtatttaatttcatattaaaaaagaattaaaagttaattttaaattagaagtaattttgaataatttttatattcaatttaaagtttatattgaattttactctaattaatattatataaaatatccaaatataaatcacatgactttaaaaattaaatttatatcaatttcatttcaaatcaattttatcaacattTATTCAAacccattaaaaaaaacttttacaagACCCAAgctatcattaaaaaaatattaataatacattttaaaaaaaaagatattttaatcattggtggaaatttattaatatttacaaaattaactgCGAGTGAGATTCACGAAACTTTAATCAATAACACAGTATATGCTaaaaagtcttaaaaatcaataaagacaTCATGATGCATTATTTATAAAAGATCATAAgcgaattaaaatttattatacataataatagtaataagcACGTATAATATTCGTACGCACGTTATAACGTAACCAACAACATAACTAAGGTAATAAAAGTACTGTACTGTATACAAATAGAACAGTGTCCGAACTATACATATTTAATTAGCATTTAAATCAatgaaatcatttaaaaaaatgttttccttgTGACAATGCGCCGTGGACATTTTcccttcaaattaaaaaaaaaatcatttaattactgcatagaattatttttattccacGTACGCACGTGTGTGACACTGTTAACAATCATCAAAACTCTCAAATTCATCATTTAGTTTCCATTTCTCCATTTGATATAACTCACCGGCGGCAACGGTCGAGAAT contains:
- the LOC100780369 gene encoding cyclin-D1-1, which translates into the protein MKEATCIFHQQLHSLFLHSSPQLTLPAKPPRKPWPENESPPIAMSVSCSNCFPDDDHSFLLCGEDSSGIMDSSPECSSDLDSSPPSEAESIAGFMEDERNFVPGFEYLNRFQSRSLDASAREESVAWILKVQAYYAFQPVTAYLSVNYLDRFLNSRPLPPKTNGWPLQLLSVACLSLAAKMEESLVPSLLDLQVEGAKYVFEPKTIRRMELLVLGVLDWRLRSVTPFSFLDFFACKLDSTGTFTGFLISRATQIILSNIQEASFLAYWPSCIAAAAILHAANEIPNWSLVRPEHAESWCEGLRKEKIIGCYQLMQELVIDNNQRKPPKVLPQLRVTISRPIMRSSVSSFLASSSSPSSSSLSCRRRKLNNSLWVDDDKGNSQ